DNA sequence from the Parambassis ranga chromosome 1, fParRan2.1, whole genome shotgun sequence genome:
AGACCAGTTATAACCTATAACTGCagataataattataataaaattatttttaaacattGGTCCCGTCTACATTTACATGATCCAGTAGTCGTGGACCTTATTTACAGAGCCCAGCTGCTTTCTCTGTAGAACTTTGTAATTTTCGTCCATTcaatctgtatttatttaagACAAGTGTTGTTTTCTCAGACAGTTGTAATCTTAACAGAAAAGCTATAAAAAAATCCTGTACAATGTTTTTGCCATGCATGCAACCAAGCTGTCTCATTCTAGTGTAATTAAAGAAAATGAAGTACACACAGAAGACTTTTTTTCCCTACATTTCGACTGAACCTAGCTGCTTTCTGTTAAATTTTTGCACTGTGGCATTGGTTGTTATCTTCATTTAATctgcatcatttatttaaatccaGCAACACTCAAACGAAATGAAGGccttttcaaaagaaaaaaaaaccgtCATCTGTCGTTAGAGCTTTTTTTGGTAGATAAGTGTCTTAACTATAATGAAGTGCTTCTTCACGGGTCTCATCTTGTCAGACATGCAGACTTTGTTTGGAATCATGTCTCCGGTGTCCTCACCTCCTGGGATGAAATATCGAGTTACAAGACAATTCATTTGCTTGAATTAGAGGGATTCGTTTAGTTTGTAGATGTGTCTGAGTGTGGTGCTGATGTCTCGACATGTTAATTGAGGCCAGTCACAGTGACTGCTAATGCTGTGGCTCCAGACAACACTTGAAACCAGCTGAGCTGAAACATGGCAGAAAGTAACaagcacaaaagaaaaagaaatattttatgTTCCTATTGAATATTACAGCCAATCACCTGGCAGTAAATCCAAACCCCCTTTAaggataataaaaaaacatttagcacCATTGTTTAAATTGTAACATCAATGATTCAtcaataatttaaatattttattctcATATTTTATTCTACAGTAGAAGTGCTATGacattgtgtttatttaaaaaaaaggcaaactaaATTTTTCAACAAAATACATGCAGATGTACTGAAACAGATGTTCTTCATACAAGCCGCTCTTTGCAAAGCCTATGATCACAAAGCACAATAATTTAATATTTCAATTTTATAACAACttgcaaccacacacacacacaattcactATTTTACATGTCTGTGCTCTTATTGTGAAGAGGCTTTACCGTTTAAATTCAAACTATGTGTCTAAAAAGTAAATTACCATcagaagagaaaatgagattCATGTGGAAAATCACAGTTGTGTTGGGAGAGGTCGGTCTGTTTGTTCCCAAATAAAAAGAATCATGTCTGGCTCACTTTGTGCCGTCTCAGGTCtcttaatgtttatttttaagggTAAGTGAGATGCTGGGATTTTTTTCTCATCAGCTTAAATTGCAGACACAAACCTGTCCATATTTCCAGGGTATGAAGGGTGTCTCAGGTATCCACCACTGTTGGCGATGGGACCCGCAGCACTGTTATACTGAGAGAAAGAGCCCAGCTGCACCGGGGACACTCTGCCGTAATGGTCCCCTGTTTCTGTGTGGATCCGTCCTGCTGCTGCATAACCTTGGGCGTGACTCTGTCCATACGAGCTCTGGTGTACATGGTGGTGCTGATTTGGTCCAGAGTAAGTGAACGCTGGATGTGCAGAGGAGCGGGGCGGCACTGCTCCTCCACATGTTTGACTCTGAAAACCCGGGCCCCCGAAGCCGCAGGGACTGGATCCATTTGGAAGCCCCTCAGGACTGAAGCTCCGGTTTGGCTGCTGCATCACTTCTGACCCTTGACCTGTCAGCATGCTGGCTGATCCTATTATGTTATTGATGCTGAACATGCGGGTCTGGCCATGTCCGAACCCAGGAGGTGATGAGGACGGATAATAGGCAGGGGGCAGCTGCTGGCCATAGGTTGGACTGACGGTCATGTTGGGGTAGACTGAGTTGGTGTATGCAGCTGATCTGGTAATCTGGACAGGAGAAAAGACTGGAGTCTCGTGCACATATGAAGCGTAGGTGCTCAGGTCGCAGCGCTTGAACCTCTTCCTGCGCCTCAGAAAGCTGCCGCTCTCAAACATGTcctctgcatttgggtccagtGCCCAGTAGTTGCCCTTCCCTGGTCGTCCTGGCTCTCGTGGGATCTTGATGAAACAGTCATTGAGAGTCAAGTTGTGGCGAATGGAGTTTTGCCATTTCTTTGAATTGTCTCTGTAGAAGGGGAAGCGCTCTGTGATGAATTTGTAGATGCCCCCCAGTGTCAGTTTGCGATCAGGGGAGTTGGCAATAGCCATGGAGATGAGTGCAATGTAGCTGTAAGGTGGTTTTCCCCTCTGGAGAGGTCTCTTCCTCCTACGACCTCTGggctgctcctctgtctgttgAGGAGGTTTGGAGGCAGACAGTGTGCTGTCTGCAGGAGACTCCTTCTCCACTTTAACTACTGGCATTGTCATGGACAGTTCAAAAGCAGATTATAAAGGG
Encoded proteins:
- the foxe1 gene encoding forkhead box protein E1, with product MTMPVVKVEKESPADSTLSASKPPQQTEEQPRGRRRKRPLQRGKPPYSYIALISMAIANSPDRKLTLGGIYKFITERFPFYRDNSKKWQNSIRHNLTLNDCFIKIPREPGRPGKGNYWALDPNAEDMFESGSFLRRRKRFKRCDLSTYASYVHETPVFSPVQITRSAAYTNSVYPNMTVSPTYGQQLPPAYYPSSSPPGFGHGQTRMFSINNIIGSASMLTGQGSEVMQQPNRSFSPEGLPNGSSPCGFGGPGFQSQTCGGAVPPRSSAHPAFTYSGPNQHHHVHQSSYGQSHAQGYAAAGRIHTETGDHYGRVSPVQLGSFSQYNSAAGPIANSGGYLRHPSYPGNMDRFVSAI